TAGATATAGGTAGAGTGCTCGTAAAAGAAAATACCCCCTTTCCCACTGATTTCTCGGTACTCTTGTTTGCCGTCCAGGTACTATCAGCCTCTATGTGATGTAATGTGGGTGCTCCTTATCAGCCATTGTTAATCTAACAGATCTTTGgcgcctctttttttttctttttgtggaATAATGCCTTGATTGGTGAATTAATGGAACAGTACAACAGAGAGGACACGATAGGTAGACCGGCCATCTGCATTGATTTGCTGAGCTGCCTATAAAATGGCCCCTGGATGGCAAGCTATCTTGATCTGAAAAAGATGAAGAGATGAGGTAGACCGCATTGCTCTTCTCCCTTGTAGTTTCAGAAACTGCAGCTTCTTACGAAAACTGAGGCATGTCACACACATTTTCCCCTGGTTTTAGGTTCAGACAGAGCATCGGATCCATACAATTTGTGAGTGTGAGCGGCCTGTCATACGTCACGATAGGGGCATCTGGGCATGGGAAGCATCAGGAAACAAGATGAGCAGAAGAGAAGGCGGCTGGAGATGGGCCAAGCACTCGCAATGGCGATGGCGAACCCTCGTGCTAGGCTTGTACGACGTGATCGGCTGCTGCGGCCACTCCGacagctgcagcagctgcagccAGCCGAGAGCTGCTGGACTGCGGCTGCAGGTGTTTGGCCCTGCAGCCGAGCAGCAGCTGCAGTGGCTTCAGCAGCAACAGccacagctgcagctgcagcctgcagccgaGCAAGCAAAGCCAGCTCGTCGGCAGCTAATGCAATTTGTAACAGGAAGGATCGAGAGTCTCCTAGACGGTTCCAACTTCCAAACTGTTCCATGTACATATGGCAACTCACTAACTCAGGGTTGGCAGCAGGCCATGCGAGAGAAGATGTACTTGTACTTCAGTCCGTCCTCAATCTAGATGAAAAGTCTCGAGACTCTGAACGAACCTGAGTTCATCCCCTTGCATTGCGTGGTCTTGTTAGATGCAAtaaatcatttgcaaatgtctCTTGCCCCAACACAAACTGAAAGTCAAAAGAGCACCTAGACTAGTAGACTATCTAGAGATGGAGGAGAGGAAAATTGGCTTAAACCTCCCGTGCAACTTGATACTGCAGCAGCTTATGTGAGAGGCATCAGGGTTTTTAAGTCAGCCTAGCGCCCTATGAGTGTTGCTCTTGGTGGCTAATGCAGGTGTTCACAGGATTTGTGAATGAAACTAAACGTGTATTCTTAAAGAGATAATGCATTATGCAATGAAGTAGAATTTGTTCACAGGTATACCATTGGATGTTAAAAGGATGTCTCTCTATCAATGGCATGCAGTCGGTGCTTCTGACCACATTATTCATCTCCCTGAACTTTGGCTCTTTTGGTCATTAACGTCTTGGTTGATGGACTGATGAGTTAGTACAGCAGTAGGCACACCGTTGGTACAACGGGTGAGTTGCACTGATTTGCTGAGCTGCCTATAAAGATTGAGGCATTGCTCTTGTGTATTTTCAGAAACCCGGGCTTCTTGCGCAAACTGAGTCATGATTCACACATATTTTCCCCCCGCTTTACGTTCAAAACTCCGCGTCCACATAATTTGCCAATGTGAGGGACATCTAGGCATGAGAAGCATCAGCAAACAAGAAGCGGAGAAAAGAAGGCGGCGAGGGTGCTAGGTGACACTCTTAGGTCATCGATGGTGCAGATGGTGACGGACCACCGAGCCTATGTCCGGCTCTTTTTGGTTCATGAAGTACACAGAGACCGGCGCCGGTTAAGCCTTCCAAGATCAGCTGATGCCATTCGACAATGGTCTTCTTCCCGCGGTGCTATGAGTTCGCATCAGCAACAGCTCCAACTGCTTGTCACAATGATCCAGAATCTCCTAGAAGACCCCAGAGTGTTCTAGTCTTCTGGATGGACGTGCTACCACACGAGATAGCAGGACATTCGAGACAAAGCGTTTGAGTTTGATGGCACTTAGATGAATATCAAGAATGTGAACAAGCCTGAGGGTTGCAGCCAGACAATTAAGGCCCCAAGAACCGGATAGCATCATCAAATGGCAACATGTAAAATATACACAAGGTAAGATGCGCACAACACAACATCACGACAAGCATAAATTCGCCTATACTCCACTTTCCAGGACATAACCTTCACGCTATCATGATCTACACAAACTACAAACTCTGCTCATGCTTTACACAGGCGCCATGTCAGCCAGCGGTAGCACCGTGCCAGCATCCCCGTGTAAACCTCAAGGGATGAAGTCGCACGTCAATAGTCATCGTTACAGCTGGGCGCCTGCAGTGCTTGGGCGCAGCCTACCAGAGTTCATCACGCCTCTTGCAGTGGTCTAACATTGGAAAGAAGAGCCATCAGATTAAGCTAGTAAAAAGAAGCATTTGCACCGTCAAATTCAAAGTGCCCTAGTTGCTGGAGGTACCTCGAAGAATGAGTTGAAATTTAGTCTCATCAGGAATTGCCTCAGGAAAGGTGCTCTTTGGCTACCCGCGAGGCGGCTGCTCCTCAAGATAGTGTACAGTGAATTTGATTTCTTGTTGAATTCCTGGTTATCATCAATCAAATAACAGCAAGAATGAAGTATGCTTACTAAAAAATCAAGTGAACGCATAGAGACTTTTTAGCAAGCTATACCTCGGTTATGTGATCAATCTCAGATATGTTTGGGCGGGTTTCATATTGCTCAATACTCCAGCAAAACTGCAAGCATAGCTTCATTATGCTGTCGAGTATTCTAGAGACTGATCCAATATCCAAGAATGATTGTGAAACCAGTGCTGACAAGTACCTGCAGTGCAAGAGGTAACTGTTAACCAAGACACcacaaaaaaattaatttagccatgcaagtaaaattaaaaaaaaacagtggGATATCTCCATGTAACTCAGTGATATAGAATTCTGTAATAGTAGAAATAAAATGCCAGGGTTTATTGAAAAGATAAGATGAATGCGTGTTATATAGATCAGTGAACACAAGTAACTTCCTCAAAGGAAAAACTCCAATCAAACTGACTCAGTTTAAAAAAGCCATGCATACTCGTACTAGCAAAAGACAAGTTTTATCACTTTATGTCTGTACATAATAAATTGAAAAATTTTCCGTGttcgagaaagaaaaaaaaaggttcctTACTCTTGATGAAAGCTCACTAGCTCTGTGAAATCATGTGAATCTTGCACGTGAGATTGCAAAACATTCCACTGGGACTCTATTACATCAACCTGAAAAGCAAATTCAATGAAAAACAACAAGGTTATTTTCATTTGAATAGCAAAAGTGAAAGAAACATAGAACAAAAGAAAACCCCAGAATTGATATCATGTAGAAAATAATCCAATTTCAATGTGATACATTTAATCACTAAAATCATGAAACCAAATACATGGAAAAGAATATAAAAAAGTGATAGAAGGTAGTAACTTATTTTTACCTGGATGTAAAACTGCAGGTTTCTGATCAAGAAAGCCATGTGCTCCCTTACTCGCCACAAAGGCTTAGAGCGTTGCCGACGCAGTTGTGTTGCAGATCCATTTTTTCGATCCTTGCAATAATCAGAAAAATCAGCATGATCTTTATGCATTACTGCTGCCCAGGATTTCTCCAGTTCCATTTGTGTCCTCTTCAATCGGATGAGATACTGGAAAACCTTGCGATACCTGGATAAGATTTGTGTATATTAAAGAGAAGTAAAGAAAATACTGCAAGAACTATCCAGACTTCAAGTCCAACAAGCTGTCTTTTTGTATACATTTTCAAGACATAAGCGAACACTCAAGGAAAATAGCTGTGGAACTCAAAAGGACAAAGGAGTGTAGCTTAGAATTGTTTATGTAGTATGATTCATACTTTGACAGAACATCAGGAGTGAAGAAGAGCTGCAGTGGCCAGTCAACAGAATATTCCAAAGCAATATTATCCCACCCATCAAGTGCCAATTCTGATGCAGCTTTTCCTTGTGAAGGAAGCTCCGATGCATTAGGCTTTTGGAGATCTTTCTGTGATGTACTACTTTTCATACCATATGATAACATCCTacaaaaatagaaataaaatCAGTTGACAATCGCAGAGCTGACATCCACTAGGCAGGGCCTGAAATTAATTACTGTGAGGCTATTAGAAATGTTGACCTTAATGAGACTCTGGTGAAATACTTGTCTTCCTCACCTATAGTCTTCAGTGCAGCCTGTGAGAATTATGAACAGAAAATTTACCTCTGCCACAAAATATCAAATCTATTTTGCTGAAATGAGATACCACAGCACATAAGAGAACTACAGCAGCTATCTGATAAGTTTCTGAAAATAACACCAGTTTAAAGGAAAATAAGATTGCATATCAAGACTTCTAAAAAAACGGAGACATATTACTTACCAGCTGAAATGGGATCATGAGATCTGCTTCAGCTGTAGATTGACGCGGTGGTAGACGCATTAATTGGCGGCTTTCCTCTAGAAAACACTAGTTCAGAAGCATGCTCACGTGTCAGAAAACAATCCCAAAGAAAGATCATATACAAGTAAAAGGAAGGAATAGCAAAGATATTTCATGGGTAAAGAATTGCATGCTCACCTGGAAAAAGTCACCTTTTGCTAAAAGAAAATAATCTTTCAATGCCTTCAAATGTCCATTCAGATCAGCACGTACCACCACTAGCTTTTAACAAAGACAACAGTAGGTGATGTTCCTCTGCAATCAAATTTGATAGAATACAGACTTGAAAACGTTAGTACCTGCCAGAGATGATTAGCAGCAATTGTACGTATTGACCCGACAGCAGACTCAAAAAGCCGTTTGTGGAACTCAGAAGAATGCTGCAGAAATAAAAGCAGCCATATGCCCACATCAGTATAGCCTTTTTAGAAAGAACAGGATAAAAAAAATGTGCTTGCGTAAATGCAAAACAATGAAAAGCGTGCAATAAAATATGGTGGTGGAATAAACACTGCTGGCAGTAGTTTCCTGGCTGGTAACTAACCTTTAGATCCTTAAGCATAGCATCAATTTTATCAGCTTCAGCTAGTGGCAACAGTTCTTCTGCGCTGATGTTAGAGAAGTTTGGCAGGTCTTTTGGAGCACCAGAACCTCCGGTAAAGCTTTGCATTCTATGAGATCCTTTAGGGTTCTGGCCTTGGCTGACATGTTCCTGCAATGTAGCACCAGGACTTGGATTTCGAAGAACCCTTATTGCTTTGCCAGCGAAGAGAATGGACTCTGCAACTCGCATGTGGATATACTCAGGCAGCATGTCCTGTAAAGTGCAGGGGCAAAAACAAAGGATATAACTATGCATGCAAACATTTACTACATAATATGCATGCACTTCAAGTTAAAGACTACAAGCATACCAATGATACAAGAAATCTTGTATGCCAACTAGCCAGGGATGTGTCTTTAGCTAATTTATGCATAAACTTATCAGAAAAATCTCGCTGAGATGAATCATTATCCCCATCCCTGTCATCTTGTCTGAAAATTGAGATGAGAAGCTCAAGCTTTATATGTCAGGAGTGATACCATAGGTCAACAGTTAAGATTACTTGTCATGTGAGAGGAATACTTAGTGAACTTTAACATAAAACAATACGTAGCAACCCAATTTATTGTATCCCGCAGATCAACCACATTAGGCTGCATATGATCTGGATTTAAAATACCAACAAAATGGTATGTAGGGAAAATTAAAAAGAATATAACAGAAATGTAATCAAAAAGGGAATCTGTCATGTTGCAATAGAAGTTCAAAAGCCATGTGAAATTGGACGCCTCCAGTTCAGTTGGAGCATTCCCATTCCATTTACCAGGTTACAACAGACAATCAAAATATGGAAATGAGATATCAGAAGCTGGAAGGGGTTAATGTGAGCAAGATAACTTAACAAAAGCACTGTAAAAGATGCTGACCTTCTAATGAAAAATTCACTGTACTGATCTTGAAGAATCCCATAAACCATCCAAGATGTCAGCTGGTTGAACATGACCTGGTGCCCGTGCCAAAGTAGCCTATCCTTTTTTTTCAATCAacagaaagaaaataaatggaCAAAACTCCACCGTTAGGGGACATATGGAAGAGAATACACTGCAAAGTAACTGTGACGAAGATGAAAGCACAAAGGTTTCCATGAGAAATACAAATGGAATTAGAATTTATGGCATTTCTGTTTTCTCAAATTGTCACATGTACAAAAGTAGTTGAGGTAATACCTCTGAATGCAGCTTTGCAGTTCTGGAACCCCACAATGGCATCGTTTATGCAAAAGGTTAAGTAGTTGTCCACCCCTGATATCTTTCTGCTCTATTTCCATAATAAGCTCGTAAAGTGGAGGGAGAAGAACCTCGAACTACAATTTAGTGCAGCAACAAATATGGTAAATGCCAATAAGTGATAACCAAAACATCAACGCATTAAAGAACACAAGACAACATAGATTTGTCAATTATAAGATGTTATTTGCAAACAGAAAATGTTAATGCAAGATGTTAATGGGCATACCTTATTCAGACCGTGAGTAACCGTCGCGAGGATAGGCAATGGATCTGACAACAGGTTTTGCTCAACCTGTAGGACAGCTGATCTGTAGACTGACAGAATCTCCGTAATACCATTGGCAATTGCCCTCCTATACACACTCCCTTTTCTCACTTTTCCATTCTGAGTTTTATTGGCATGAGGTGATGAAACATCTATAGAAGACTGGATCCAGCTCAGATCACGAGACTCAGTTGCAAAGCGGTTCAGCTCTTTGTAGTAAAATCCCAAAGATATGAGCCTTTCAATAGCACTCCTGCAAACAATACGAGCCATTTAGCATACCAAATTCTACATGTGTTGGATTCCGATTCTGCACATCTTGTTATAGTCGTTACAATGCTAAATGCACCAGTATGGTCAGTAAGACATCTGGGAAGAGTGAACTTTAGTCTGAGAAGGTGAATTCTGGGGAATACAAGTATCAATTTTCACTGTCCCCAGAGGTGCAGACTGAATAAAATTAGGACGGCTACTGTGAAAGTTCCATAACTAATTAAATATCAAACGAGGCAACTGTGCTTAGGAAAGCAAAGAACCACCACCAAACGCAAAATTCTCCCATTTCTCCGGAATTTGGTGGCACTGGAGCCACACCAAACTCAGTTACCCACCACACCCGCACACACAGATCCCATTTCCCACGCAGATCACGGGCGCCACAACACTACATCACGGCCACAGATTCGCGTCCGACGGCGGGTGCAGGTGCAGGTGCAGGTGCAGCCTTACCTCTCGGAGGGCTGGAGGAAGGTGAGGTCCGGCGCGAGGCTGAAGGCGGGGCCCACCTCGCCGTCtccatccccgccgccggccgcggcatcCTGggtcgcggcgcggcggtgcgcggGGGAGGCGTCGAGGACGAAGTCGCCGGTGAAGCCGAGcagcgcgaggaggagctcgtgcAGCATCGCGGCGGCTTGGCCACGCCAAGGCGGGGGGTTTCACTAGGGTTTCCACGAGATGGCGAGGAGAAGAGTCGGAGAAGGAAAAGGGCGGGGACGCCGGAACTAGTTGGCTTTCCTTGGATTTTGAAAAAATATGGTCGTGTGGTACACTACTTTTGCTGTTATAATCTATAggcaaaaaaaatccaaacatAAGGACATTGGCATACATTAAGAAATTGTAAATAGCAAAATTTTACCTCACTTGACACGACTGCAACGTTAATAAAACTGCACATTTCCAGCCCTTTCAGTAGCGACGTCTTTTCTCATAAAAACATGACACATTATTTAGCTCAAAGTTTACTAaaaatatttgaattcaacaattTTGTCGTAGAACTTCATGACCTCGCAAAATtgggttttttttcttctaactTTGACGGTAAAAACAACAGGCTTCTGCATGACCGTAGCAATCTGTATCTTGGTGAGGTTGTGTAGTAATTAAGAACATCTGTATCTTGCAACATTTCGACATTTAACTATACTAAAACGGTTATACAACCAAGTCAATTGTAAGAGCATTCAACTAGATTTTGTTTTATTGCTAACAGCATGAAAGGTTGCTTGACATGTGACGGTGATCATATGGAAACAACCATCTTCAGTTCAACAACTAACGTGCAAGGGAAATGCAATAGGCCAATAGGGCAATAGGACTGCCGCACTAGCATCCATCAACCAACAGAACTGCAGAACAAGAAATTATGCCACATGTTGAAGCTCCAAATATCCCAAATTGATTTCAAATATGTACGAGATGGAATTCACATAAACCAAATCAAATCCTCTCAGCCGGGTCATTTCCTGTTTCTGGCCCCTCAAATAGTCACAGTTTATGGCGCAGCCCGGCTTAATTTAATACAATGGGTGTTCCCATCGTTTCTTACAAGCAACTCGGATTCCAAATTAACTTGGATTCTTGCAGCAGGGTCTACATCCGAGGTGAGTGCAATTGCCGATATAAAGAGCCCTCGGGCGATATGTTTTCAGGGGATGACCTGCCGACACCAAGCCATTGCCCAAATAGCCTCCTTGGTGCAGATGCAGGCTCTGATGTGCTATGCGACTGCTGTGAGGTCCACCAGCTCGTCTCGCAGTCCACCGGCATCAATGGGTAGGGGGCGAATCGGTCGCGCTCCCAGGCATAGAACCGGCTTCCTCCCACATCATCAGTCTCCATTGAATTATGGCCAGACGAACCCGGTGGGAACAAGGAAAATGTGGGGTTCTCTGGTAGAGGTGCTGGGGCAGGTCGCATGCCTCCTGACCTATGAGCCCCAGCAAATAGGCTAGATGATGAATTCTGCTGGTACTGTTCGCTGATGCTGCCATGAGCCCTCATGAATTGCGGCATCAGTGGAGGAACATTGGGGGCTCTAGATCTAGAACCAGACCTGTATACACAAAAAGAATAATTAATAACTCAATTGGCATAGATGAATCAGATGCTAAATGTATGATAGTTTATGTTGTAACAATCAATATAGCATTTATTCTAAATTTATTCTCCAGAGTCTTATATTATTAAAGGATATTAAAGGACTAACTAAAGGTTCAAACACCCAGAGGAAATTTGAATAAAGCAGACACCGCAAAGGCAGTAATGTAACCGCAAGAAATCTAGACGGAAAACTTATGGCAAACGTGTCATATATG
The nucleotide sequence above comes from Panicum virgatum strain AP13 chromosome 3K, P.virgatum_v5, whole genome shotgun sequence. Encoded proteins:
- the LOC120697476 gene encoding gamma-tubulin complex component 4-like, which produces MLHELLLALLGFTGDFVLDASPAHRRAATQDAAAGGGDGDGEVGPAFSLAPDLTFLQPSERSAIERLISLGFYYKELNRFATESRDLSWIQSSIDVSSPHANKTQNGKVRKGSVYRRAIANGITEILSVYRSAVLQVEQNLLSDPLPILATVTHGLNKFEVLLPPLYELIMEIEQKDIRGGQLLNLLHKRCHCGVPELQSCIQRLLWHGHQVMFNQLTSWMVYGILQDQYSEFFIRRQDDRDGDNDSSQRDFSDKFMHKLAKDTSLASWHTRFLVSLDMLPEYIHMRVAESILFAGKAIRVLRNPSPGATLQEHVSQGQNPKGSHRMQSFTGGSGAPKDLPNFSNISAEELLPLAEADKIDAMLKDLKHSSEFHKRLFESAVGSIRTIAANHLWQLVVVRADLNGHLKALKDYFLLAKGDFFQCFLEESRQLMRLPPRQSTAEADLMIPFQLAALKTIGEEDKYFTRVSLRMLSYGMKSSTSQKDLQKPNASELPSQGKAASELALDGWDNIALEYSVDWPLQLFFTPDVLSKYRKVFQYLIRLKRTQMELEKSWAAVMHKDHADFSDYCKDRKNGSATQLRRQRSKPLWRVREHMAFLIRNLQFYIQVDVIESQWNVLQSHVQDSHDFTELVSFHQEYLSALVSQSFLDIGSVSRILDSIMKLCLQFCWSIEQYETRPNISEIDHITEEFNKKSNSLYTILRSSRLAGSQRAPFLRQFLMRLNFNSFFETTARGVMNSGRLRPSTAGAQL